CGGGAAAAGGGCGATTAAAGCATCTTGCCCTCTTCCTTCATTCTCACGAGCCTGGTTATGTAGCCCGCTATCCTGTTCCTGATGGTCTTGCTGGTGACGTTGGTGAGCTCCTCCACCTTCTTCTTGTTGTGCTCGAAGTCCCTGGTGAACTCGTTCGGGTAGCGGTCGAACAGTTCACGGGCGGTTCTCTTGATGAAAGTCTGCTTGATGTTTCCCATCATCAATCCCCCCATTAGCCTGACTCTGACAACCGTAACCCAAATCATAAGAGGCCTTTTAAAAGTTTTCTATATGGAAGAAAAAGAGGGTTATTGGAATATGATATCATCTTCCCTTGAGGAACTGTGTCAACTTGAGCTGGCCCTTTGAGGAGTTGGATGCTTGAAGAGTTGTTATGTCCTTTCCACTTATCGAGTTTCTCAATTTTTCCTCTTTAATTTCAATCTCGACTTTTTCGTGCATAATGGTCATCACGTGTCTTGCAATGAAG
This Thermococcus cleftensis DNA region includes the following protein-coding sequences:
- a CDS encoding 30S ribosomal protein S17e, with the translated sequence MGNIKQTFIKRTARELFDRYPNEFTRDFEHNKKKVEELTNVTSKTIRNRIAGYITRLVRMKEEGKML